The DNA window CAATGGGTGAATGAATGGATGTCGATAAGGTCGATTAGATCTCCTGGCCCACGATACTGCGAACGTGTACATGCAGCGCCTACCACttaataatattgtataaTCCTTTGAGTCTACTGCATTAGAATGGGGCACCCAAAATGTTTCGCTGATAACCCGATAGCAAACAAATTGTACGCCAGTCTAGTGAAAGTCTCAAAGCTACGGTGAAGTCAATAAAAACCTCAGTTCCGCATAGTGCGTTGTAATAGCTAATGCACGGCGGATCGCTAGTCAAAAGGCAGTTTTCATATGGAAGAATCCTTAAAAATCTTTTGAATTAACGAAAAAGGGAATTCCATTAGAGTCCTTATAAGGAATACATGTAATTCATTTCAGGAGACTAGAAGAGAAATTCAAAGGACTAAACATTATTTATAGCCGTTGTGAAACTAGGTAGAAATCAAAATTACAACTTTTGTGAAATTAAACTAAAGCTCATGTGAATCTAATAGCAGTGtttgtgaaattaaaattactaATTTCTTGAAATTGCAATTACAATTTCTGTGAAATAATTCCAAGGTAGCGCCACAATGAGCGATGAAAAGTCCAAACCAACGTCACTGCTGCAGCATATAGAATCGGCGCTATATGTGATCAACCAGCTGTGCATAGGATTCGTCACCATTTGGGTCAGCTGGACCTGCTTGCGCCAGGACCTCTCGGGAATTCGCCTTCATGCCTGGCTGGTTACCTTCGGATTTGTTTTCCTAATGGCCGAGGGAATGATGTGCTTCTACGACGGTAGTTGGCTAACGGTGCGCTACTCCCGAAAGTACAAGACTGCCTTTCACGTGGTCCTTCAGATCCTGGGGGGCGGCATGGGCGTGGCCGGCTGTTTGATCCAACTAATACGCGACGATTGGGCAATTAGCGTCACGTTGCATGCACGCCTGGGTTTCGCCGCCTTCATCCTGTGCCTGATCTCATTGCTGAGTGGACTTGTCGCCTTCCTGGCGAGATCCCTGAGCAGGACCATCTCACCCTTGGTCAACAAGACCTTCCACGTGGTCCTCAGCTTTGCCGCCTTCGTGATCGCCATGATGGCGCAGTTTTACGGATACACGCAGACTGGAATTTTCAGGGGCCAAGGCCAGGATTTCGTTGTTCTCATGCAGGTCGTCACTATGGTCCTAATGGTCCTAACCAGCATTGGCGCCATCAAGTCCCTCTATCAGAAATTTGGTAGCTTGGCCAGTTAGAAACGCTCTTTATCTATCTTTCATCTTGTATATG is part of the Drosophila yakuba strain Tai18E2 chromosome 2R, Prin_Dyak_Tai18E2_2.1, whole genome shotgun sequence genome and encodes:
- the LOC6529736 gene encoding uncharacterized protein LOC6529736, producing the protein MSDEKSKPTSLLQHIESALYVINQLCIGFVTIWVSWTCLRQDLSGIRLHAWLVTFGFVFLMAEGMMCFYDGSWLTVRYSRKYKTAFHVVLQILGGGMGVAGCLIQLIRDDWAISVTLHARLGFAAFILCLISLLSGLVAFLARSLSRTISPLVNKTFHVVLSFAAFVIAMMAQFYGYTQTGIFRGQGQDFVVLMQVVTMVLMVLTSIGAIKSLYQKFGSLAS